A stretch of DNA from Polyodon spathula isolate WHYD16114869_AA chromosome 4, ASM1765450v1, whole genome shotgun sequence:
TGGGCCATGTTCCTCCCTCCTTTaaactttaaacccaccccaactactgagtgacagcacattcctacagtTCTTTTTGAGGTAACATGCTTGcgacatttaaaatgaaattacaattacTTGAAGCAGTGGGTTGTTCTTGCTCgtgagatttaaagctgtattacagttaaataatacacccaccccttgctatatcgcccctcgctatactgcggatatgttgcagtcctggagttggctccccatttttactaaCTGTGTATGCCTTATCTGCAATAttcataggcacttagaattactgttcgttttatttcgtactgcacatcacagacaacaatatacaaaacaattaaaagcaaagcattaatattgtactgttatcatatacacccgtgttatacaataacacaaagcaaattaaatatctacttgctgaagtggtttttattttagccaacaaggtgttcacatgtggcagcaatggactagcaaaagccacaaggcagttatgtcagctccctagcaacaagcttccggtgttgttgggaatggattatttcaatgcagcaggtttgtgcatttgagaaaggagaaaaGACTGAAGTTGACGAGAAGCAATTGCCTtctgcagtacgaattaaaacggtgtgctgctttttgtacgaaaaatgagaaaaagcaggacgcgtagaggatttatactggaccctgaggCACCCGATAAAACGacggagtggttgtacagtatttatttgttagcctatttgtttttctatgggtctctcgctatatcgcggccctcgatatatagcagatttatattggaccccgacaccctcGATATATCGAGTGGATGGTGTGTTTAcacgcttgtggaatttaaaacggAATTAacaattgtggtgaaatgtaaactGTATATAAATGCAAGTGCcaatgcctaaacacacagaaaccagGAGAATGTGTGACTGTAACGATTTCATTgtagaagacagcaaaggaaaaaaggtGCAAGCACTGTCAAGTTAAAATTgtgactgaaaacaaaacaacggCTGcgaagtaactgaaaacaataatttcatacgcTAGAGAAAAAGCAAAAGCCCCGAAAATTTCATAaattgaaaatagctaaaaataatcacagaaatgtataaaaattgaaaaacagaagccctacttacaatgtacagtatgcataatCGAATTGAAATATCAAGGTGAAACAcagtttaaattatttacaaatatggTTAGTTTATCTAGCGACACTTCCcttgtatgtattattttttacttgtaggTAAAGTTAACAATCCTGAATGGaacagaaatgagattccacacaGCTGTGGAGAGCTGTGTTGCAAAAAGCGTTCTGGTCTGGACTGCAACCATCCCTGTAATATGTAAGTAATCCTCTCAACCTCAGAGTAAACAATGTGTGATTCTTTTAGGTTTGATGGAAAACTGCAGAACTTGTGTCCACTTCTGTGCACTGATATGCCACGTTGCTTGTGACCTAAGCAGAGGAAGATGCCAAGCTTCTGAACCCTGTTGTCTCTGTGGCGCAAAGAGGCAATGTGTAGCGACAGTGACTATAGTATAATGCATGGCATTTTCACACTCTTTTAACTATAGTTCTTTTCCCCAGCTTGTGCCATCCTGGACCATGCCCATCTTGCCCAGCATTTGTAACCAAAGCCTGTGTTTGTGGAAAAATAAGGTAAGAGAAGTGATGTAGCAAAGTTATTTCGTTCATAGTTGCAAAATGTTACTTAGTAATATTAAGGATATTAATTTCTTTAGAAGTGTTTCAATTCTGCAAAACATACTACTTTAACCATAAGGACGGAGTGTCTTGCATAGATTTAGTAAATGTTGTTTTATCCCCATCTCCCCTCCCCAAAGTCAATCTGTACGTTGTGGACAGGCAACTATGATTCGTTGTACTGATGTGTGCGGCAGCCTGCTAAACTGTGACAAGCATACCTGTGTGCAGGTGTGCCACAGCGGAAAATGCCAACCCTGTCAGCTCCAAGTCAGCCAAGGTAAGCATAAAATATGTGTTAGAAAACGGACAATGTAAATTAGCATAAACAAGGAGTGCTACGGCTTTTGTTGTCTTTATTCCTTGTAAAACAACGCTGCCTTTTGCACTATTTTCCCCTTTTACCTCTGCGATCAGCTCTTTCTATGAGATCCGAGTTACGGTAACAGACAAAGGCTGGGAATGAACCTGCGACCATGCACACTGGAATTGTGCACCTTGACCACTATACAAAAGAGCTAGGCTCATCTAAAGGTGTGGTTGCAGAGCTTTTATCATTCATAGCAGTTCATCACACAGCAGTGcctgttatatatgtatatttgtgaCTGCATTTGTATGTGATGTTAAAAGGAATTAAGTTATTCTAAATGGGAAGGGGTAATTCGTTCTCACTAATTGGATCTTTGTCCTAGTTAATCATTGCTTATTTTTCTCTAGTTTGCTATTGTGGAATGAGTTCTCGGGAAGTGCCCTGTGGGACAGATAAAGAACATTTTGATGAGTCTGGACATTTTTCCTGTCAAAAACTGTGTGGAAAGTAAGTTTCAATAGCAGCTGGTGCAGCCAGTGCTAACAAGTAATGTAATCAAGCTGTTTCACGTGGCTCTAGGTCTCAGTAAACGCCTATCGCAAAATTACAGAACTAAGACACCTTTACTATAAAATTGTTggccatttatttttataaaggaaTTGTACCCAAATTGAATTTTGAAGTTGCATGCACCTACAGTTAATTAAGATAttagtgtttacaagaaactccAGGGTGGCACAAACTGGGGAAAAGCCCCAGTTTGTCCCCCgctccaccaaaaaaaaacaacccaaataTGCCTATCGTGCCCTGCTTTTGTAACCAAAGCCTGCGCTTGTGGAAAAagtaaagagaaaaataaagaaaaaaattaatttctttGGATGTAGGTCATGGGTGACCTATCTACGTTTATactttgtgtatattttttaaatataccagcAACTTTAATGTATTACTTATATCTTTAGCATggaaaatgtgtgtaaaataccctgtttatttttttgcctctATTCCAGAATGCTTGACTGTGGCAAGCACACTTGTTTGCAAGTATGCCATCCACAACCATGTCAGTCTTGTCCTCGTCTTCCAAAAGTGGTACACAGCTGCCCTTGTGGGCAGACTCCCCTCTCCAAACTTTTGGAACTTGGTTACCCTGAGCGCAAGAGCTGCACAGATACCATTCCATCATGTGGAAAAACCTGTGCCAAGCCGTTACCATGTGGGTCAAATGGTGAGTACTATCGGATTAACATAATATGTATAATACAGACATTTTTAAACGTCCCTGTGAGGATCAAACTACGCTGccacatttgtttttaacttcTGAAGATCTTGACTTGCCTCTTAGGTAATGTTACAGctgatgctttgtttttggttACATTTGTTCCATTTCTAGTTTGGAAATAGGTTTGTGTGCTGAGTTCATGGACTGTCGGTAAAACCTCCCTGTCATCAGTTAATTGAACTCTATTGAAGTAATACTCTTACATGCAGCATTGTTAAATGGTAGGTATTGATAACTAAGTGCCCTGTTAAATGTGCATGTTCATCTTTCaccattgttctttttaaatatgttttagatTCAATTCATTTGTGTGAAAATTTGTGCCATGAAAAGGAATGTGGTCCGTGCTTGCTTACTTCTACCATCAAATGCAGATGTGGCTTCAAAACTAAAGTAAGTGAACGAAACGGTTGGTTCTTTGagcaaaaacacacatatatatatacaatttatttcCTTAATATgcattgcttgttttattttttaggaagTTCCATGTGCCGTTATTCAAAATGAAggtatgtttaattattattttttgtattgtgggAAGATAAACCGCCAGATGTTTTGTTGAGTTACCACAATGAACTAGTGGGCTAGATCTTGAATGAGTGTTGCAGATAAACTAGGTCTACTAGTCTCAGTaatttgccttggataaaggtgtctgctaaataaacacacacacacacacacacacacacacacacacacacacacacacacacacacacacacacacacacacatatatatatatatatatatatatatagatagatagatagatagatagatagatagatatctccACAGACCTAGAGGTCTGAAAGGGGCATtcaatgtagtgtgtgtgtatatacacacacacacacacacacactacattgaATGCCCCTTTCAGACCTCATGGTTTTGTAGAATgcatttagtaatttattttgcttttaaatggaTTGAGACTGTAACTGTCGTAATTGTATgggattttacatttttttaaatttgatcaaCAAACTAACTGATTGCATTTATTTCCCCTTGCTAGCTGACCTTACGTTCATGTGTGACAAGCGTTGCAATAAAAAACGTCCTTGTGGCCGCCACAAATGTAACGAACTTTGCTGTGTGGTAAGTAGGATAACATATTTTTTGGTCATAAATATGTAATGTGATAAAATATCTTAGAAGTTTACACACCGGACGCAATGCGACAAGCAAATGTGTTGTATGACACCCCACGACAAAAATGCGATGGGCGGCACTGAAGTGGCACTGAAGCGATATAAAAAAAgataggattggtgtctatttttatatagctggCTATAAAGGATATATTTAACACTTTAGTGgtaggctacttgctgtcagcaaagtattgtatgtttcttagattgcatgatgttaaatatcaaaattatgttcatataggtttttttaaattatgtatgcatcctaatattctactagatgatgcaaaactttttccatatatgtaaattatatttgagtACATAGCCTATGGTGTGGTGCTGACAACTACTATACTGCGTAGTGCCTAACGCTCCTGTGTGTCCAGGTGCAGACTAGTGGTACCGCACCATGAAAATGCCAGTGGTGCCGCGCCTGTCTGTCTCGGgctttagttttttaattttttttttcatattgttaaAATGATCATTGAGGAAATAATGCTTTTGAAGAggtttttttaatcatgttttgcATTCTGTAACAAGAGAATCTTCTTATCAAAGGACAAAGAGCACAAATGTTCCATGATCTGTGGGTACAAGCTGAACTGTGGACAGCATAGGTGTCAAGAGCTTTGTCATCGTGGGAACTGCCACCCGTGTTGGCAAACAAGTAAGAATTCACTATCATCTTCCTCATTGTGAGCAATACAGTGTTTCCTGGGGTAAAATTAGTCACTCAGATAGTGTAGTGGAGAGACTGGAAACTGTATTCTGACGAGGTTTAAATAGATTACAGTTGTAGATTTCACACTGTATcaatgagaatatatatataatttttttatttttttattttagcctgctTTTTTATGTAATTTCTTGTTTATGTATAATTTCACGTAGGTTTTGATGAACTGCCATGTCACTGTGGTGAAACAGTGATCTATCCACCCGTTCCCTGTGGTACAAGACCACCTGAATGTAAAAATCCATGTACCAGGAAGCACGAGTGTGATCATCCAGGTCAGGACTGTGTTTTGATGTATTATGTTTGTGGGAACATACTTGGAGTTGACCTTGCACAACTTTTTAATGTTTCTCTCAGTTACAGGTGGCGTCCAGTGAACATTAACCTTGTTTTAGGCTTTGGACAGATAATTTTCACGCTTCCATTTTACCTTTCGATtaagtatgaaaaataaaaaaaaacaaataaaaggattTACATATAAAGGatttagaaaaatgtgtttatttttattcgtttatttagcagacgcctttatccaaggcgacttacagagactagggtgtgtgaactatgcatcagctgcagagtcacttacaacaacacctgaaagacggagcacaaggaggttaagtgacttgctcagggtcacacagtgagtcattgcctgagctggggtttgaactggggacctcctgtttacaagCCCTTTAACCACTGGGACCATACCGCTTTCTATTGCTACATTCCTTTCCATGTGTAGGCACACATGAGCACTTGTGTTAATTTAGAGGTTAAGATGGCACTCGCATTAAGAAATGGAAGCACACGGAGAATGCTGTGATAGACAAGTTCATTGTTGCAAATATAGCCTATGGcagttgattttaaatatttattaatttatcaaAAAGGAAGCTTATCTTTTGTCAAATGTGCACATCCATTATTAGACGCATATTGAAaaacatgtagtttttttttttttgttttttttactgttttggtATATTTGAATGCAAAATGTTGTTAGTTACTTTTTACTGACATTTGGTCAGGCtttttgttaatgtattattgttttttttaatagtatttcaCAACTGCCACAGCGAGGAGAAGTGCCCACCTTGTACCTACCTCACTCAGAAGTGGTGTATGGGAAAACATGAAGTAAGTGAAAGACTGTGCCACAATGTCTAGAATAAAAAAGTATAAATGTTAAATTGACTTTCCCATTTGCCAAGATACagtaaaacttaattttatttaactttttacagCAAAGAAACAATATTCCCTGTCACTTGGCAGATATATCCTGTGGCCTGACTTGTAATAAACAGCTGCTGTGTGGCATGCACAAGTGCAGAAGGATCTGCCACAGAGGGGATTGTATGACAGAGGAGCAGTGTAAACAACCTTGCTGTGCTGTGAAACAGGAATGTGGTCATGCCTGTTCAGCACCATGCCACCAGGGGTCCCCCTGTCCCAGGGCTCCATGTACAgcaaaggtgtgtgtgtttttcattttttttaatttttattgttttaatggtaAAGAAagtgattaactttttttttatttatttcgctCAGGGTGTGGTAAGTTGCTCACTACAAAAAAAGGTAGCACTTCTTGAGCACAGATGTGTTGATTTGCACACACAAACCATTTAAAGTCATTTTGAATGAGTGGTTGCCAGGCTTTTGTTGTTTTATCATGTGTTTTTTAATTCCCAGTTCTTGATAAATTACTGTTGTTTTGTGACTTTTTTCAGCTCTATTGGCTCCATTAAGCAGAGGGAaccaacagtttaaaaaaaaaaaccaaagatcCTGTACATGGTAAAACAGAAGATGTGAGCGTTAGTGCTCTCATGTCATGTCATATCATATCACATGATCAATCTAATTTGCATCTATTTCTGGGATATGCCAGATCCAGGCAGTGGATGttgcattaaataaatatcatatgtgCATTTCTGTgaccctttttttattattttcaccaCAAACATTCATTCCTGGCtaactgttttcttttcaggtAGTGTTACAGTGTGACTGTGGGCGCAAGAAGGAGAGCATGGTTTGCTCTGAGGCTTCAACCAATTATCAAAGGTAAGCAAAGTCTAGTACAGTGCTCCTGGTTATAAGACTGCCCTTCATATCACAGAACCGGTTATAAGACAGTGAGGTCTTGGTTctcatttgccccataatgccattatacTAGCACTTGTGTCTTGTTATAAGGAGGAACACAAATTGCACAGCCTCTTTTGGTGCTTATAAAAGAGGCGCACTATAGATTTTAAACAAGCATGAGCCACATATTTAttaaccaaaatatatattttatgtcttCTATGATGTTAAGtataacttgtttttaaattctgtaatAATCTATTGTCGTATTCTAGAAGTAAACATCTACTGTTGATATTAATGGGTGCTACTTGTAATTGATATATTTCCTGACAAACTTCTGTTGCTGTCTTTTGTATCTAGAATAGCTGCTATAGCCATAGCCAGCCGACTTTCTGATATGCAGCTGGGAGACTCTGTGGAAATCGGTCAACTAATTACAAAGAAGGAAATGAAGCAAGCCAGGTAGCTCAAATGAGCTGGTTTGATTTTGAAAATTATACAAAACCTTTTTGTAGTGTCACATTTAATTGTGTTGTTCTCATTTTACATTGTAGGTTGCAGTGTGATGAGGAGTGTGCTGCACTAGAAAGAAACAGGTAGGTTGAACTGAGTCTCAGTATCTGTCACTGCAGTATTAATCCAAGACACCATCAAGAGGTCATTCACACTTTATGAGGCGGTGGTGGTATGATGTGAACCCGAACACATTTTCAAGAttgaaaacattgagaaagacttgcaGTAATGTCTTGTAAACATCCCTGTAAGTGGAGCTTGTAGGAGTTTCTCAACCTGCTGCTACCGGCACATTTACTACTGCATATATCTCATAAACTATTAAAGCTGGCAACTTAAAACTTGTAGTTGTAAAACTGTGCTTTAACCTGTGACTCATGATGGCTGCAATTTTGGGGTCATGTGACGTACACAGATGCATTTTGTGATTCTGTAGAAAAAGTTAAATTGAGGAGGTTATTCAAGAAAACTAACCGTGACTCCACGAAGTCAGTGCCATTCGAGGTACTAGGTAGCGACTCCATATATGCAATGTGAAGGTTTCCACACACCGAAAGCAATGCAATTTGCCCGGCGATAAAATTGTATTTTCGCTGTggcactacctttcacaccagtggcgatGTCATGGCAAATTCCCCCGCAGtaaaaatatattcaataacATTATTAATACGTGTCAGAACAACTGTCGGTgtgtctgcaaaataaaatgtattcaagttatttatttatttgtatttattaatatgttaCAGGTAGCATACACATGCATATCTACAATTTCATtgattttatatgtgtgtgtatgtatatatatatatatatatatatatatatatatatatatatatatatatatatatatatgtgttttaaactgttatgttttttggggtttttttacgGTAAAGGTTGTGTATTTAATTGCACGCAGATCAATGTAATATAAAGCATCCAGTGATGATACCTAAGAAAAGCATCAACATTACgattaaatactaataaaaaacacacaagtatATTTAAGTTTTTACTCTGATACCATGTGATGGGACTCTGATTGTATCATCATTACAATcagttatacagctaataaaactGTAGACTACTGTgacaaagacaatgattcttggtggtaaatctccctcccgatctgtgagggcgctaagtaacaggaacagagtactctggactacttgatcTGACACCTcgttccaagggttaaaaggaagacGGACATGTActgtagaaaagagacggagcttcagtacactaactcattgacccgaaAGGTAAATAATGTGGTAGCCATGGATTACAGGAGTGGTTGCAAttgtttgccaaggggtcatgagtgatggtataaataggggtcgaagcaatgttatctgttccttcgtttatgAATGAAAAGTGACCCAGAAAGACCTGTGTTTTGTGCGTCTGTATCGTATGTGTTTGTTCTCTCTATTTGTTGCTTGTTATCACAagacacgttccagagctgtcaccagaggccagcacaaacccagaacagcactacactgtatcacaataaactgtgTTTACACCACtggcactaattcacgcactaacagacttgtgtatttgttttgtgtgtgtataataaaaaacaggactattatttgcggggcaaacccggggattataaattaagtaatacacactgctgtattacttgccttcattattgtttactgtttgttatgCCGTCAGACACTGGACACaaaaacatcattaaacaaactttgcacctggattataattgtctatCTGTtgattgatcacctgcacctgcacactatcagtCACTTTGCAAcaaatacataatagcttttcagaatacttttcagtaaaggtaaacaaatcatacacaccagctggatccagttccctggaaatggactgccagatgttctcccttaTTGCTGTGTCTTTATAATTGTTGTgttctttattgtacagctcagggtattttgatactgcaagaatttttttcttctgccattgtttCCTGAAGCCatgcaagggaagctgttcctcgttggtcagttccctagctacCACGCGACAGAGATGCAAACCAGTCTTTTTTTGCATCGCTTCTGTGTCACCTGTCGCATCATAGGCAGTGTGAATGTCTCATATTTTTTTGTCGTACAACACATTCGCTTGTCGCATTGCGTCCGGTGTATGgatgcatttatataaaaaccTCTCTTGCTAAGTTTGTAGCTGACCTCTGGACTAATATGGCTGCTGTATTGAGGTGACTTTTGATGTTACAGCTCTGCATAGAGACAGTATactttgttattgtgtttgtttggtacacagctggaCTCTTTGGTTTTCTTAGTTAATttccattaccagtgttgtcCAGAAAAAAATGAACCCTTTCCCTGTTGCATTGCTTTAAAGTGTGGCATATACAGTTCGTACACAGTTGTAGTCCATGTTGTTTCTAACCTCTGGATATATCAATGATACAGTCtttttcacatttctgttttacttcatgtttaattGTCAGGCACTTTCTTTTTTCATCTCAGACGGTTGGCCGAGGCTCTAAATATAGACCTTAGTTCTGATCCCTTCAACACCCGCGGCTCGACCTCGAAATTCAGCGACAGTCTGAAGGAAGATGCAAGGTGAGAAGCTACTCCATTTACTTGTATTGAGTTTTAGTGAGATTTGAtttagttatattttttatatatgtgtgtgtgtgtgtttgtgtgtcagtatatatatatatatatatatatatatatatatatatatatatatatacatacagtgcctatagaaagtacatccccttgaacttttttcacattttgttgtgtcagtgcctcagagtttcatgcatttaaatgaggatttttttccacttatctacacaccatactccacactgttaagggggaaaaaatgttttactgaaaaaaaaaaagatatattaaatataaaactgaaagatcagaattggataagtctccaccccactgagttaatacttggtggaagcacctttggcagcaattacaactgtgagtctgttgggataggtctgtaccaactttgcacaccaagatttggcaatatttgaccatctttacagaactgttcaaactctgtcttgatggacagcaatcttcaaatcacgCCAAAAatgtttgattggatttaggtcagggctctgactgggccactcaaggacctttacctttttgttgcttagccactccagtgtagctttggctgtgtgcttttggtcattttcatgctgaaaggtgaacttccatcccagtttcagctttcttgcagagggcagcagtttttcctcaaggacttctctgtactttgctccattaattttcccttctatcctgacaagtgcccagtccctgccgatgagaaacatcctcataacgtgatgctgccaccaccatgcttcacagtagggatggtgttctttgggagatgcgctgtgttgggtttgtgccaaacataacgctttgcatttaggccaaaaagttccattttagtttcgtcagaccacgaaactttttgccacatggctacagaatctcctgactgtttttttgtatacttcaaacgggattcaaggtgggctttcttgagtaatggcttccatcttgccaccctaccatacaggccagatttgtggagtgctttgctttgaagtgcactacccaacagagagaacctacagaaactgctgaattgatcctgaaatcatgtgaatcactacaacttaacacaggtggaggatACTTAGCTTTGTGTGTGATAACTAATTTAGGATttttattacaaggggggtggacacttatccagccaagctatttcagtttttatttttaattttctacaaattgctagaatatttttttcacttggaagttgtgaggtaggctgtgtagataaatgaatatatatatatatatatatatatatatatatatatatatatatatatatatatatatatatatttatatatatataatatatatatatatatattttaattttccaGGCTTTAaggcattttaattccaggctttaaggcagcaaaaggtgaaaatttggaaaggggtagactttctataggcactgtatgtatgtgtatagcACGAGAGAGAGAGGCCATGATTGCATTGAATATGTTGAAAATGTACGAGATATAAATTAAAACAGACCGAACAGCCGTGCCCTTTTTCATAACATTTATGATCTTCTAATTGAATGCAGGAAGGA
This window harbors:
- the LOC121314226 gene encoding transcriptional repressor NF-X1-like isoform X1, whose protein sequence is MAEAQTSGELELNPDAADFVQGEEQSQFQSRSRPRPDFNRNRGGRYAAPHQQRSNRFYCNDEPLRERDYYNRQTYRTLEAPLDSRGGPSARGNHSFQNQRQNRSRNIRTFPTDHSRQFGGSHSESFTEKPDKDGPSWRTVDKRQNDLKTCFEPEDTRDARPKNPRKFTYEPRRGPGERGKPAFYRDNREDLIEGDRENSLEMGSVEATKARLNESALKHSHYGNKRAAQDSQRHWQQNRDEHQTRQERSRSTKPQSASSQADRKVNEMATSGKTREPYSRSSWRSDVERGQGRRMPLQDHGPKKHLNSGRKPFCKKQLDVPKSKETHTGCLIEQLTEEKYECMVCCEVIRVMAPVWSCQSCYHVFHLNCIKKWARSPASQAEDGNEGWRCPACQNVSVRAPNSYTCFCGKVNNPEWNRNEIPHSCGELCCKKRSGLDCNHPCNILCHPGPCPSCPAFVTKACVCGKISQSVRCGQATMIRCTDVCGSLLNCDKHTCVQVCHSGKCQPCQLQVSQVCYCGMSSREVPCGTDKEHFDESGHFSCQKLCGKMLDCGKHTCLQVCHPQPCQSCPRLPKVVHSCPCGQTPLSKLLELGYPERKSCTDTIPSCGKTCAKPLPCGSNDSIHLCENLCHEKECGPCLLTSTIKCRCGFKTKEVPCAVIQNEADLTFMCDKRCNKKRPCGRHKCNELCCVDKEHKCSMICGYKLNCGQHRCQELCHRGNCHPCWQTSFDELPCHCGETVIYPPVPCGTRPPECKNPCTRKHECDHPVFHNCHSEEKCPPCTYLTQKWCMGKHEQRNNIPCHLADISCGLTCNKQLLCGMHKCRRICHRGDCMTEEQCKQPCCAVKQECGHACSAPCHQGSPCPRAPCTAKVVLQCDCGRKKESMVCSEASTNYQRIAAIAIASRLSDMQLGDSVEIGQLITKKEMKQARLQCDEECAALERNRRLAEALNIDLSSDPFNTRGSTSKFSDSLKEDARKELKFVSEVEEVMKNLVELANKGKQSKRSHCFPPMNRDHRKIIHELAEVYGIESESYDSEPKRNIIITAVRGKTSCPNTTLTTLIERETATRPPPPIAHHRQHTANSGNCSFMQKAVKEEPVIDYFDVQD
- the LOC121314226 gene encoding transcriptional repressor NF-X1-like isoform X2; translated protein: MAEAQTSGELELNPDAADFVQGEEQSQFQSRSRPRPDFNRNRGGRYAAPHQQRSNRFYCNDEPLRERDYYNRQTYRTLEAPLDSRGGPSARGNHSFQNQRQNRSRNIRTFPTDHSRQFGGSHSESFTEKPDKDGPSWRTVDKRQNDLKTCFEPEDTRDARPKNPRKFTYEPRRGPGERGKPAFYRDNREDLIEGDRENSLEMGSVEATKARLNESALKHSHYGNKRAAQDSQRHWQQNRDEHQTRQERSRSTKPQSASSQADRKVNEMATSGKTREPYSRSSWRSDVERGQGRRMPLQDHGPKKHLNSGRKPFCKKQLDVPKSKETHTGCLIEQLTEEKYECMVCCEVIRVMAPVWSCQSCYHVFHLNCIKKWARSPASQAEDGNEGWRCPACQNVSVRAPNSYTCFCGKVNNPEWNRNEIPHSCGELCCKKRSGLDCNHPCNILCHPGPCPSCPAFVTKACVCGKISQSVRCGQATMIRCTDVCGSLLNCDKHTCVQVCHSGKCQPCQLQVSQVCYCGMSSREVPCGTDKEHFDESGHFSCQKLCGKMLDCGKHTCLQVCHPQPCQSCPRLPKVVHSCPCGQTPLSKLLELGYPERKSCTDTIPSCGKTCAKPLPCGSNDSIHLCENLCHEKECGPCLLTSTIKCRCGFKTKEVPCAVIQNEADLTFMCDKRCNKKRPCGRHKCNELCCVDKEHKCSMICGYKLNCGQHRCQELCHRGNCHPCWQTSFDELPCHCGETVIYPPVPCGTRPPECKNPCTRKHECDHPVFHNCHSEEKCPPCTYLTQKWCMGKHEQRNNIPCHLADISCGLTCNKQLLCGMHKCRRICHRGDCMTEEQCKQPCCAVKQECGHACSAPCHQGSPCPRAPCTAKVVLQCDCGRKKESMVCSEASTNYQRIAAIAIASRLSDMQLGDSVEIGQLITKKEMKQARLQCDEECAALERNRRLAEALNIDLSSDPFNTRGSTSKFSDSLKEDARKELKFVSEVEEVMKNLVELANKGKQSKRSHCFPPMNRDHRKIIHELAEVYGIESESYDSEPKRNIIITAVRGKTSCPNTTLTTLIERETATRPPPPIAHHRQHTAK